The DNA segment TTGGAGTCAGCGGTTCGCAATAGATCTCAGATCCGAATCCGGCCAGTCGAAGGATCTCGAGATGCTCTTCGGGGATGTCGTCGGCAACGTCTGCATAGCGGCTGTAGGCTTCCGGGGTGAGTCGTCCGAGGATCGGGATGTAGTCGATCTCTTCCATGAGCGTGAGGCTGGTGGGGCTGTCGGTCACCCGTTCACCCCGAAGCAAGCGGAGTTTCTTCGTCTCTGTCTTCTGGAGTTCCTGCCGCACCCGGTACTCCAGGAAGGCCGCCAGGGGCGGAACTGCTCTTCGCGTTCCTCTCCCTCCGCTACGAGCGGGGCAGCCTCATGATCACCACCAACCTCGACTTCGCCCGCTGGATCGAGGTCTTCGGCGACGCCCAGATGACCACGGCGCTGCTGGACCGGTTGATCCACCGGGCTGTCATTCTCGTGACCAACGGGGAGAGCTATCGGTTCCGTGAGAGCATGCGTGTGAAGGAGAGTGAGGCCGCCGGCTGAGTTTTGGGGAGGCGCCGGCCCGGTCCTGCTACGCAGGACCGCCCCCTCCCCCCATGGAATCCGTGCTGGTGGGGTGGTACCCTTCTACGCCATCACGGTGGGACACTCTGGAGTTGACATCTACACACCGCCTTACCGCTTGGCCAGCCTCACCACCTTGCCCGCCTCCTGCCCACCAAGCTGCGCCTTGCCGGCGCCTTCCGTGCTCGGTCGGACCGTGTCGCTCTGGCTCGTGCCAAGTTCTTGGCGCTCCTCCCCCGCCGCCACCTCCGCGACGCGCACAGCCACCTCCGGCTCCCTCCCCTGCCCCAGCGCGACTAACGTGGCCCGCAAGGCCTCCAGCTCCCCCTCCCTCACCTGCACCCGCAGCACCTCCAACCCATGCTCCAGCCACGCAGGATCCACCTCCTGGCCATGGAGGCGGACGATGTCGGGGTGGCTTGTCCCCTCGACGTTCTCGCCGTCGGTGCGGAGCTCCTCGAAGAGCCGCTCGCCAGGGCGGGCGTCGGTGAAGACGATGGGGATGTCCACGTCGGGCTCGAAGCCCGAGAGGCGGATCATGTCCCGGGCCAGGTCGACGATCCTCACCGGCTCGCCCATCTCCAGCAGGTAGATCTCGCCGCCCTGGGCCAGGTGCCCCGCCTCCAGGATGAGCTGCACCGCCTCGGGGATGGTCATGAAGTAGCGGCGCATCTCCGGGTGGGTCACGGTGACGGGCCCGCCGGCGGCGATCTGGCGCTTGAAGGTGGGGATCACGCTCCCACGGCTCCCCAGGACGTTCCCGAAGCGGACGGCCACGAAGCGGGTCCGGCTTCTCCGGTCCATGGTCTGCACGACCATCTCGGCCACCCGCTTGGAGGCCCCCATCGCGTTGGTAGGGTTGACCGCCTTGTCGGTGCTCACCATCACGAAGCGCTCGGTGCCGAATCGGTCCGCCGCCAGGCAGAGGTTGAGGGTGCCGAAGACGTTGTTGGTCGCCGCCTCGTCGGGGTGGGCCTCCATGAGGGGCACATGCTTGTGGGCCGCGGCGTGGAAGAACACCGCCGGCCGGTGCGCCGCGAAGATGGCCTCCACCTTCCGCTCGTCCCGCATGTCGGCGATGGCGGTGACCAGGACGAGCTGCGGGTGGGCCGTCCGGAGCTCCTCCAGGATCTCGAAGATGCTGTTCTCCCCATGCCCCAGGAGGATGAGGCGCCCGGGGGCGCAGCGGGCCACCTGGCGGCAGAGCTCCGAGCCGATGGACCCTCCCGCCCCGGTGACCAGCACCACCTTCCCCTCCAGGTACGAGCGGACGGCCTTGACGTCCGAGGGGACGGGGTCGCGCCGGAGGAGGTCCTCGATCCGCACCTCGCGGATCTGGTTGACGGTGATCTGCCCGTCCATCAGCTCGTAGAGAGCGGGCACCGTCCGCACGGTGCATCCGGAGCGCCGGGCCTGGTCCAGGGTCCCCCGGATGATGGAGCGGGGGGCCGAGGGCATGGCGATGAGGACCTGCGTGACCCGGTGCTGCCGGACCAGCTCCGGGATCTCCTCCCGGCCGCCCAGGACCGGGAGGCCCAGCACCCGCTGCCGGTGCTTCTCGGGGTCGTCGTCCACGAAGCCGACCACGGTCCAGTTGGTGGCCTGGCGGATCTCGCGGAGGGTCATCACCTCCGGATGGAAGGTCCCTCGACGAAGAGCGTTCCCAGTTCGTGCGTCGTCTGTAGCGACGCGCTCCTATCTGGCTCCCCGCCCTGTGAGCATCACACGAATGGTCTTCAAGGCGATGGAAAGGTCGAGCCAGAAGGACACGTGCTTGACGTAGTAGAGGTCGTACTCAAGCTTCTCGGTGGTGTCTTCGAGTCCGGCTGCGTAGCCCTGCTGGACCTGGGCCCAGCCGGTGATTCCCGGCTTGACTCGGTGACGCCAGCTATAGAACGGGATCTTCCGTTCGAACTCCCGGACAAAGGACACCTGCTCGGGCCTGGGGCCGATCAGACTCATCTCTCCCCGCAGCACGTTCCAGAGCTGGGGGAGCTCGTCCACCCGCAGGCGCCGGATCACACGGCCCACACGAGTGATTCGGTGGTCTCCATCGAGGGCGAAGCGCGCTCCGTCGCTCTCGGCGTCCACCCGCATCGAACGGAACTTCACGAGCCGGAAGACCTGGCCCCGCTGCCCGACCCGATCCTGCCAGAAGAGGAGGGGGCCGGCAGAATCCAGCTTGATCGCAAGGGCGGTCAGGAGGCAGATGGGCACGGTGACCGGCAGGGTGACCAGGACCGCCGCCACGTCGACAAAGCGCTTCAAGGGCAGGTACGTGGCCGGGCCGTTGAAGAGGTCCCCGACCCACCCGTCGCTGAGGTGGGACAGAGGGACACGCGTACTCGCCGTCTCGTAAACCGCGGCTGCATGGTAAACAGGGAGACCGCTGGCCGCGCACTCAGCAACGAACCGCTGCCACTCAGGCGGCAGGGCCTCGTGCATGTCCACCACCAGGCCGGCGACGGGCTCATGGAGCCGCGGGCCGCTCAAGGGCACAAGATCTAAGCCCGGCAAGACGGAGAGCTTGTCCATGATGCTGGAAGGCACTGCAGCCAAGCGGGTAGGGGATGTTCGGGGCCGCAAGAGGAGAATGTCGATCATCTGCCAGAGGAGAAGAACTACGAGGGAAACCAGCAGGAAGGAGCGGGAGTAATACGACCGGGCGAGGAGGACATAAGCCATCACGGCCCCGTAGACCGCCCCCACCCAGAGCGTGGCGGCTCGGAGTTGATCCATGGGGGTGCGGTTGGGCCGCCGGAGGAGCCATGCCTTACCAATGACGATCATGGCCCACAGCACGGCCACGTCAGGCCAGATGAGGCGCTGGCGCCACACTTCGACCGTGTACCATGCCGTATAGGAAGCCAGCATGATGGCGAGCACCGACGCGGTGCCGTCTCCCGCGATCCCGAGCACGTCGTAGAGCCACCGCTGACGCGCGTTTCGTGTGTACGTCATCCTCCTCGCCTCTGTTACGGGAGGGTAGCTCACGTTCTGCCCCTCGCCTTCGTTCTGTTCCCGTATAGCAAGGAAATCTGGCACCCCGTACGACGGTTCCATTACACCCGGACATTTCCTTCACTCGGGTCAGCTTGGTGCTGCAACGTGAGCGCGGCCCATCATTGCCGCGCGCTCGATCTCTTCGACGTACCGCTCGACAGCCACATCAAGTGTCGCCTCGCGGTTCACATACTCAATCGCCTGGAGAGACATCTCTGAGTAGCGATCAGGATCTGCGGCTGCCTCGACGATTGAACGCGAGAACGCTTCAGCATCGCCGTGATCGACGCGATACCCAACCCCATGCGTAGCGATGATTCGCGCGACGTCGGACTCCGGGCCGAGAACTGCAATAAGAGGAAGCCCGGCGGCCAGTAGGTTATAGGTCTTGCTCGGGACTCCCAGGGCTTCCATGCCGGGCTCAAGGGTAATGAGCCCTAGGCTCGCGCGGCGCAACGTCTGGGTATACTCAGCATCTCTGAGGTACGGACGAAACACCATGTTGCTCAATCCGCGATTACGAGCCTCATTCCGGAGCCAGATTGCTCGGGCACCATCGCCGGCAATCTCGAAGCGGATCGTTGAGTGATCTCGGAGCCGCTCGGCGCCTTCGAGCAATGTGTGGAAATCCTGAAAGCGCCCGATGTTGCCGCTGTACAGCACGACGAACTCTCCATCAGAGGCTGGTGCCGTTCTTGGTTTTCCAAGACCCATCGTGGTCCAGTTTGGTATTACAGCAATCTTGCCCGAAGGAACCCCGTATTCTTGCACAAGAAAGTCCTTCATGCCATCCCCCAACACGACAACGCGCTCAGACCTCTGGAGTGATCGTGCCTGAAGTCGACGAAGCGTGCGCGTGAATCGGGATTCACGCCTCCAAAGGCCCAGTGCGACCGGTACGTCAGGGTAAAGATCATGGATGAGGTACACGGTTGGTCTGCGAGCAGACCCAAGCAGGTTCAGCACCATAGGCATCAAAGGAGGGTTGGTCACCACGAAAAGCACATCATACTGCAGTAGTGCGGCTGACAGCGCTGCACTCGCTGAGAACACCAGGTCACTCGCCGCTCTTCGCGCAAATCCATCGCTCTGGGCGCGAAGCGTTCGGTACCGACGAATTCGGATGTCCTCCCATTCTTCTCGCCGCGGCAACGGGTTGTGGTTTGTGGCTCGGTATGGCCTCCGACCGGTAACCACATCTACCGTCCACGCCGGCCGACGCTGCTTGATGACAAGGAACAGCTCACCGAGGAGCCGCCCGGTTGAGGCTTCATCTGGGTAGAAGTACTCGGTGAGAAGAAGGACACGAAGACGGCTGACCAAGGCATTACACCCCAAAGATCTGCAGTGTGCGTTTCAGCGTGTAGCCGTAACGGTAGATCGAGTACGCTTGCGCTCTACGATTGGACACCACCGGCCGAGCCCCAGCGGTCGCTACCACAGCTGATTTGCACTGCTTACTGGTTACGACTCTGATTCCATATGCCATAGGCTCGGGGATAGCCTTGCTCTGCAGCCCTCTCCGTAGGAGAGGACGTGCACGGATTACGCCATGTTTTGTACGAACCACTCGTACGTCTGCTCGATCCCCGTTCTCAAGGGAATCCGTGCCGACCAACCGAGCGCTCGAATTCGGTTCACATCCAGCAACTTCCTGGGCATCCCGTCCGGCTTTCTGGGATCGAAGACTAGGTCTCCCTGATAGCCAACGACATTCTTGATCAGCTCGGCCAGTTCTCGAATGGAGATGTCCTCGCCGATGCCCACGTTGATCGGGACGGCGTCATCGTAGTGATCCAGCAGGAAGAGGGAGGCCTCGGCCAGGTCATCCACGTGCAGGAACTCCCGCCTCGGATTACCCGTACCCCAGACCTGCACCGTGGGGCTGCCATTCACCTTCGCCTCGTGCGTCTTGCGAAGAAGCGCGGCAAGTACGTGGCTGGTCTCGAGGTCGAAATTGTCGCCGGGGCCATAAAGGTTCGTGGGCATCGCCGAGATGAAATGAGCTCCGTACTGGCGGCGATAAGAGTTCACCAGTTCGATGCCGGCGATCTTGGCGATGGCGTAAGGTTGGTTTGTGGGCTCCAGAGGACCGGTCAGTAGGTATTCTTCCTTAATAGGCTGCGGGGCGAGGCGGGGATAGATGCAACTGGATCCGAGGAAAAGGAGCTTCTTTACGCCGTGCTCATGGGCGGCTCGTATCACGTTCAGCTCGATCTCGAGGTTCTCCTGGATGAAGTCTACCGGGTAGGTGTTGTTCGCCCAGATCCCGCCTACCTTTGCAGCGGCCAAGTACACGTACTCGGGTCGCTCGGAGGAGAAGAAGTCATCGACGTCCGGCTCACTTCGGAGGTCGAGCTCAGCACGGGTCCGCGTCAGGACATTCCGGTATCCCTGCCGTTCAAGTGCGCGTACGATCGCGCTGCCCACCAAGCCGCGATGGCCCGCAACGAAGATCCGTGCATCGAGCGGCACCATGTCCCCAGACACTAGCGATCCCCCTCAGCGGCACGCTGTGGCCGTTCTCGCGGAGCACCCGCTCCTGACGAGCCAGCTCCAGGTCCTGCTCCACCATCCGCTCGATAAGCTCCTCGAACGTAACCTGAGGCTGCCAGCCGAGCTTCTTGCGGGCTTTGGAAGCATCACCACACAGGGCATCCACCTCCGCTGGGCGGAAGTAACGCGGGTCGATCGCAACGTACTCGCGCCAGTCGAGGTCGAGCCGGTCGAAAACACGCTCGACGAACTCTCGGACCGAGTGTATCTGGCCGGTTGCAATCACGTAGTCGTCCGGCTCGTCCTGCTGAAGCATCAACCACATGGCCTCGACGTAGTCTGCAGCGTAGCCCCAATCACGCTTCGCGTCCAGATTGCCAAGGAAGAGCTTGTCCTGCAATCCCAGCTTGATCCGGGTCGCTGCCCGCGTGATCTTGCGCGTAACGAACGTCTCGCCCCGCCGCTCAGATTCGTGGTTGAAAAGAATGCCGTTGCAGGCGAAGAGGTCATACGCCTCCCGGTAGTTCACCGTTTGCCAGTAAGCGTAGACCTTCGCTACTGCATACGGCGAGCGCGGGTGGAAAGGCGTGCCCTCGGACTGGGGGGGAGGCGACGAACCGAACATCTCCGAGGACCCCGCCTGGTAGAACCGAACCTCGCGCCCTGTAGATGGGTACGCGCGTATCGCCTCTAGGACCCGCAAGGTTCCCAGCGCGTCCACGTCCGCAGTGTACTCCGGCTGGTGGAAGGACACCTTCACGTGCGACTGCGCGCCAAGATTGTACACCTCATCGGGCTCGACCTGTTCGAGGAGCGCCCGGAAACCGCTTCCGTCGCTGAGGTCCCCATAGTGAAGAAAGAGCCTCGCACCGGGATCGTGTGGGTCCTGGTAGAGGTGGTCGATGCGGTCCGTGTTGAACGAGCTCGACCGCCGAAGAACACCATGCACCTCGTACCCTTTCGCCAGCAGCAATTCGGTCAGGAACGAACCGTCCTGACCAGTGATGCCTGTGATCAGCGCCTTCTTCGTGCCGCAACTCGTAAGCCTTCACTCCTCCCCTGTGCTCTGCTGTGTACGACGTCGCGTCCTGATCGCCGTGGTCCT comes from the Limnochorda pilosa genome and includes:
- a CDS encoding polysaccharide biosynthesis protein, with the protein product MTLREIRQATNWTVVGFVDDDPEKHRQRVLGLPVLGGREEIPELVRQHRVTQVLIAMPSAPRSIIRGTLDQARRSGCTVRTVPALYELMDGQITVNQIREVRIEDLLRRDPVPSDVKAVRSYLEGKVVLVTGAGGSIGSELCRQVARCAPGRLILLGHGENSIFEILEELRTAHPQLVLVTAIADMRDERKVEAIFAAHRPAVFFHAAAHKHVPLMEAHPDEAATNNVFGTLNLCLAADRFGTERFVMVSTDKAVNPTNAMGASKRVAEMVVQTMDRRSRTRFVAVRFGNVLGSRGSVIPTFKRQIAAGGPVTVTHPEMRRYFMTIPEAVQLILEAGHLAQGGEIYLLEMGEPVRIVDLARDMIRLSGFEPDVDIPIVFTDARPGERLFEELRTDGENVEGTSHPDIVRLHGQEVDPAWLEHGLEVLRVQVREGELEALRATLVALGQGREPEVAVRVAEVAAGEERQELGTSQSDTVRPSTEGAGKAQLGGQEAGKVVRLAKR
- a CDS encoding sugar transferase — encoded protein: MTYTRNARQRWLYDVLGIAGDGTASVLAIMLASYTAWYTVEVWRQRLIWPDVAVLWAMIVIGKAWLLRRPNRTPMDQLRAATLWVGAVYGAVMAYVLLARSYYSRSFLLVSLVVLLLWQMIDILLLRPRTSPTRLAAVPSSIMDKLSVLPGLDLVPLSGPRLHEPVAGLVVDMHEALPPEWQRFVAECAASGLPVYHAAAVYETASTRVPLSHLSDGWVGDLFNGPATYLPLKRFVDVAAVLVTLPVTVPICLLTALAIKLDSAGPLLFWQDRVGQRGQVFRLVKFRSMRVDAESDGARFALDGDHRITRVGRVIRRLRVDELPQLWNVLRGEMSLIGPRPEQVSFVREFERKIPFYSWRHRVKPGITGWAQVQQGYAAGLEDTTEKLEYDLYYVKHVSFWLDLSIALKTIRVMLTGRGAR
- a CDS encoding glycosyltransferase family 4 protein; the encoded protein is MGCNALVSRLRVLLLTEYFYPDEASTGRLLGELFLVIKQRRPAWTVDVVTGRRPYRATNHNPLPRREEWEDIRIRRYRTLRAQSDGFARRAASDLVFSASAALSAALLQYDVLFVVTNPPLMPMVLNLLGSARRPTVYLIHDLYPDVPVALGLWRRESRFTRTLRRLQARSLQRSERVVVLGDGMKDFLVQEYGVPSGKIAVIPNWTTMGLGKPRTAPASDGEFVVLYSGNIGRFQDFHTLLEGAERLRDHSTIRFEIAGDGARAIWLRNEARNRGLSNMVFRPYLRDAEYTQTLRRASLGLITLEPGMEALGVPSKTYNLLAAGLPLIAVLGPESDVARIIATHGVGYRVDHGDAEAFSRSIVEAAADPDRYSEMSLQAIEYVNREATLDVAVERYVEEIERAAMMGRAHVAAPS
- the fcl gene encoding GDP-L-fucose synthase; its protein translation is MPLDARIFVAGHRGLVGSAIVRALERQGYRNVLTRTRAELDLRSEPDVDDFFSSERPEYVYLAAAKVGGIWANNTYPVDFIQENLEIELNVIRAAHEHGVKKLLFLGSSCIYPRLAPQPIKEEYLLTGPLEPTNQPYAIAKIAGIELVNSYRRQYGAHFISAMPTNLYGPGDNFDLETSHVLAALLRKTHEAKVNGSPTVQVWGTGNPRREFLHVDDLAEASLFLLDHYDDAVPINVGIGEDISIRELAELIKNVVGYQGDLVFDPRKPDGMPRKLLDVNRIRALGWSARIPLRTGIEQTYEWFVQNMA
- the gmd gene encoding GDP-mannose 4,6-dehydratase, translated to MITGITGQDGSFLTELLLAKGYEVHGVLRRSSSFNTDRIDHLYQDPHDPGARLFLHYGDLSDGSGFRALLEQVEPDEVYNLGAQSHVKVSFHQPEYTADVDALGTLRVLEAIRAYPSTGREVRFYQAGSSEMFGSSPPPQSEGTPFHPRSPYAVAKVYAYWQTVNYREAYDLFACNGILFNHESERRGETFVTRKITRAATRIKLGLQDKLFLGNLDAKRDWGYAADYVEAMWLMLQQDEPDDYVIATGQIHSVREFVERVFDRLDLDWREYVAIDPRYFRPAEVDALCGDASKARKKLGWQPQVTFEELIERMVEQDLELARQERVLRENGHSVPLRGIASVWGHGAARCTDLRCGPSRLGGQRDRTRT